A region from the Mycolicibacterium phlei genome encodes:
- the leuA gene encoding 2-isopropylmalate synthase: MTTFSKTSPDSPDAFNWSSGVRQITKPAGPPNPGQPAWNTQRGSAMPIHRYRPFAQEVPGGSPALGPVPVPFDRTWPDKVIDRAPLWCAVDLRDGNQALIDPMSPARKRRMFDLLVRMGYKEIEVGFPSASQTDYDFVRDIIEDGAIPEDVTIQVLTQCRPELIERTFEACQGAPRVIVHFYNSTSILQRRVVFRADREEVKQIALNGARKCLEEQQKYPGTLWRYEYSPESYTGTELEYAVEVCNAVAEIIKPTPEWPLIVNLPATVEMATPNVYADSIEWMSRHLTPRDSIILSLHPHNDRGTAVAAAELGYQAGADRIEGCLFGNGERTGNVCLVTLGLNLFSRGVDPQIDFSNIDEIRRTVEYCNQLPVHERHPYGGDLVYTAFSGSHQDAINKGLDQMKFDADAVDKDVDDILWQVPYLPIDPKDVGRTYEAVIRVNSQSGKGGVAYIMKADHGLVLPRRLQIEFSQAIQRITDGEGGEVSPKEMWDVFYDEYLKPIRPLERIRQKVTASEVDGGTDTIEAVVKVDGEERTITGQGNGPLAAFVDALGTIGYDISVLDYSEHAMSAGEEAQAAAYVEASVGGKTVWGVGIAPSITTASLRAVVSAVNRAAR, encoded by the coding sequence GTGACCACCTTCTCGAAGACCTCGCCCGATTCGCCTGACGCTTTCAACTGGAGCAGCGGCGTACGCCAGATCACCAAGCCCGCCGGCCCGCCGAACCCCGGACAGCCCGCGTGGAACACCCAGCGTGGCTCGGCGATGCCGATCCACCGCTACCGTCCGTTCGCCCAAGAGGTGCCGGGTGGCAGCCCGGCGTTGGGGCCGGTGCCCGTTCCGTTTGACCGCACCTGGCCGGACAAGGTCATCGACCGCGCCCCGCTGTGGTGCGCGGTGGACCTGCGCGACGGCAACCAGGCGCTGATCGACCCGATGAGCCCGGCCCGTAAGCGCCGCATGTTCGACCTGCTGGTCCGCATGGGCTACAAGGAGATCGAGGTCGGCTTCCCGTCGGCGTCGCAGACCGACTACGACTTCGTCCGCGACATCATCGAGGACGGCGCCATCCCCGAGGACGTCACCATCCAGGTGCTGACGCAGTGCCGCCCCGAGCTGATCGAGCGGACCTTCGAGGCCTGCCAGGGCGCGCCCCGCGTCATCGTGCACTTCTACAACTCGACGTCGATCCTGCAGCGTCGGGTGGTGTTCCGCGCCGACCGCGAAGAGGTCAAGCAGATCGCGCTGAACGGTGCCCGCAAGTGCCTGGAGGAGCAGCAGAAGTACCCGGGCACGCTGTGGCGTTACGAGTACTCGCCGGAGTCCTACACCGGCACCGAGCTGGAGTACGCCGTCGAGGTGTGCAACGCGGTGGCCGAGATCATCAAGCCCACCCCGGAGTGGCCGCTGATCGTGAACCTGCCCGCCACCGTCGAGATGGCCACGCCGAACGTCTACGCCGACTCGATCGAGTGGATGAGCCGGCACCTGACGCCGCGCGACAGCATCATCCTGAGCCTGCACCCGCACAACGACCGCGGCACCGCCGTGGCCGCCGCGGAGCTGGGCTACCAGGCCGGCGCCGACCGCATCGAGGGCTGCCTGTTCGGCAACGGTGAGCGCACCGGCAACGTCTGCCTGGTCACGCTGGGCCTGAACCTGTTCTCCCGTGGCGTGGACCCGCAGATCGACTTCTCCAACATCGACGAGATCCGGCGCACCGTCGAGTACTGCAACCAGCTGCCGGTGCACGAGCGCCACCCGTACGGCGGCGATCTGGTCTACACCGCGTTCTCCGGCAGCCACCAGGACGCCATCAACAAGGGCCTGGACCAGATGAAGTTCGACGCGGACGCCGTGGACAAGGATGTCGACGACATCCTGTGGCAGGTGCCGTACCTGCCCATCGACCCGAAGGACGTCGGCCGTACCTACGAGGCCGTGATCCGGGTGAACTCGCAGTCCGGCAAGGGCGGCGTCGCCTACATCATGAAGGCCGACCACGGTCTGGTGCTGCCGCGCCGGCTGCAGATCGAGTTCAGCCAGGCGATCCAGCGGATCACCGACGGCGAGGGCGGCGAGGTCTCGCCGAAGGAGATGTGGGACGTCTTCTACGACGAGTACCTGAAGCCGATCCGGCCGCTGGAGCGGATCCGGCAGAAGGTCACCGCGTCCGAGGTCGACGGCGGCACCGACACCATCGAGGCGGTGGTGAAGGTCGACGGCGAGGAGCGCACGATCACCGGCCAGGGCAACGGCCCGCTCGCCGCGTTCGTCGACGCGCTGGGCACCATCGGCTACGACATCTCCGTTCTGGACTACTCCGAACACGCCATGTCGGCGGGCGAAGAGGCGCAGGCCGCGGCCTACGTCGAAGCCTCGGTCGGCGGAAAGACGGTGTGGGGCGTGGGAATCGCGCCGTCGATCACCACCGCGTCGCTGCGCGCCGTGGTATCGGCAGTCAACCGCGCCGCCCGCTAG